The Amycolatopsis sp. DG1A-15b genome window below encodes:
- a CDS encoding (2Fe-2S)-binding protein produces the protein MRITVTVDGTKYTDEVEPRTLLVHHLRERLGKVGTVVGCDTSNCGACTVHLDGHSVKSCSVLAVQADGCEVTTVEGLARDGKLHPVQQAFHDNHALQCGFCTPGMIMQSIDLLADNPDPDEQAVREGLEGNLCRCTGYQNIVRAVRDAAQHMSPGAGPEAERIAENKHVGVGGD, from the coding sequence ATGCGCATCACCGTCACCGTCGACGGGACGAAGTACACCGACGAAGTCGAACCCCGCACCCTCCTCGTGCACCACCTGCGAGAGCGGCTCGGCAAGGTCGGCACCGTCGTCGGCTGCGACACCAGCAACTGCGGCGCCTGCACCGTCCACCTCGACGGGCACAGCGTGAAGTCCTGCTCCGTGCTGGCCGTGCAGGCCGACGGCTGCGAGGTCACCACCGTCGAAGGCCTCGCCCGCGACGGCAAGCTGCACCCGGTGCAGCAGGCTTTTCACGACAACCACGCGCTGCAGTGCGGGTTCTGCACGCCGGGGATGATCATGCAGTCGATCGACCTGCTGGCCGACAACCCCGACCCGGACGAGCAGGCCGTCCGCGAGGGCCTCGAAGGCAACCTCTGCCGCTGCACCGGCTACCAGAACATCGTCCGCGCGGTCCGCGACGCCGCGCAGCACATGAGCCCCGGCGCCGGGCCCGAAGCCGAGCGCATCGCCGAGAACAAGCACGTCGGCGTGGGTGGTGACTGA